Within Hyla sarda isolate aHylSar1 chromosome 7, aHylSar1.hap1, whole genome shotgun sequence, the genomic segment aaaaaaaatcacagattTGTCGCACAGCCTTCAATTACACAAAAAGCCCCCAGACCTGGCCAAAAAAGCATTGCACGTGtggaaaaagtcacacaaaagtcacaaaaaaaggggtcatacaaagtggtgttctaaaGTGAAATTTCACAATTTTActagccccatatttatcacaCGCCCTACACCATGTAATAAATTCAGTGCATGTACACTTACATaatcaaaacatgtgtataaaATCTGTGCATTTAGACTtactttgataaatttcccccaaaataCCTGACCTTTTTTCCCTCTGACATTTGCTTTTGGAGGAGAGTTTGTATGGCTCCATACAAATTAGCTGGTCAGGCAGTCCTGCAGAAAACAGAAGGTTTATCTAATGTAGAAGAACAGTCCAGAAATTTCAGAGTAACATTTACTGTAAAAAACATAACCATTGTAATGGATCTCACGACTAAAAAAACTGGTAATGGTTTATACAATACAATTTGCATttgcgagccccagtcccatTGTATGACAGTAAAATCAGCAGGTGGATAGAAAGACGTGGGAGGAATTTCCCTTTATAAATGCAGAGCAAGCAACCTGAGATCACTgcttaaatagaaagaaaaaaacaatatagaagaagacaaagaaggaaGCAAATCACATGTATGGACTAAAAGCAACAGAAGATACAGCTATGTTGACCATACCAATGCCGGTGTTTACCGCCATTGCCATGGTGGTTGGAGGTATAGGAAGCATTTTCGTTTTAGTCCACTGTGTCTTACAAGGAACCAGTCAAAGGCTTACCCCATTTTTTATAATAGCTTTCTCTTTGTGCATGAGTAACCTTGTCCTGATATGCATACAGACCACAAATGAGTTCTTGGAACTTTTGGGAGAAACATATTCACACCTGATGACATTATTGGACAGAGTATCAATGTCATTCCTGTGCTACAGTCTATGGTTGTGCACTTGGCTTTCCTTATACTACCAAGTGAAAATTGTACCAACTTTACCAAGACTTTATGTTTGGTTGAAGCTGCGATTTATTGATGTCTTGCCATGGTTCTTGGTGTTTTCAGGACTAATTTCAGCCACAGTTGGCTTCTGCATCGTTTTGGATGACACACATGGTTTGCTTTTTAACTCAAGTAATCTTTCCACTGGGAACAGACAAATGACATCTAATGTGTATTTGTTGCACGTTCAGTTATATTGTGCGTTTGTGTCATTGTCAATGCTGATTACATTCAAGTCAGTAATGACGATTATTTTCTCTCTGCGTAGACATGTGCAACATATGATGCGCCAATCTAGTGGATTCACAAGCATTAATGTAGAGGCCCATTACACAGCAGCAAAAACTGTGGTCACTCTTCTTGTTTTTAACTTCTTCTTGTTTCTATCACAAGTTATTGGCTACCTTAGGAATGATGTGTATTCGGTGTCTATATTGACATCAGTCACTCTATCAGCTTTATTAACCATCTGTCCATACATTTTAATCAATGGCAATTCCAAACTGAAGATGGAAGCAAAAGCAACTTTTCAACGGATTTTTCATGAACTGCGGAATGAGAAACTTTCTAACTGAATAAGTATCAGTATATTTTATTAAGATACACATTGGTTATATTATGTCTGCTTATAGAACAGGCATATAAAGTGTTTCAAACCTTTCTAAGTTTTTAAATGTATTGATGAATGTAAAGAACCTTAGCAAAAAGTTGTcagaaaaaaagtgtaatttaTAAGAAATGTGATCTTTACAGGTGTCCTCCATCAGTCTAAATGTGAATTATAATTTATGAGCTAACCAGTTATGTCCGGTAATCTAAGTTGTAGATATAGCTATGTTATACACTGTAACCTTTAATATCTGTAAATATGTTATTGCCATTTCTGCAGTTTCTGTGCAGGTTGGCGAcatggcggtgtggaagtttacCTCTGGAGGAAGTAAGCAAAGGCTATCTTGGGGGGGGCACTGCAAGTAGGGTAAAAAAAGACTGTGTAGCAGTCCTGTGAGTGATCCCCTATGCTTACATAACGTGGTTGGGTTTCCCAAAAAGTTGGTATAGTGTGTAATGAATTGATGAGAGATAGATCAGCATTCTGTTCTGTGTAATTAGACACTACTGGTTGAGTTGTGTGTGAGGAGAGAACAAACAGCCAAGCAGTGGATCTGGGTCCACAGTAAATAGAGAGACTGCAGAGATAAGACTGTTGTTTGTTCTTTAATAAATAAACAGttgcaataaaaataaatgttgtttGGGTCATGGAGAGACGTGTGCTACATGATTCCTATCAGTGACAAGGCAGAATTGTTAGATAACAGCCAAGCAGCCCGATAGCCAGCCAAGGCCACAGGACACCAAGAGAAGGATTGTGGCATGTGTGGCATCTGAGTAAGTGGCAATGGAGCAATGCAGAGACTTACTAGCATTAAGCcctaaattgggtctacaaagtGTAATAATGTGCATTGGGTGCAGGGGGGCATGTcaatatcaatctgcctgaaaccacaACTGTCTGGTTTTACCCATTGTAAGCAatcccagctcagctttcacATCCTAATGAGCTCTGGAAAAATTtacgctgagctgtgattggttgttatggcaaACCAGACAGTTGTGGTTCAGAAATATTGATATATCTGGgattacagctgtcacgccccctcccatagacttgcattgaggggcggagtgtgacgtcacaccgggAGGGGTCaggacgtcacgatcttccgtacgtgtggtcgagatggactcagcatgaggacctccagcagttctggaagccgctaaaggtgggtgccgcatggtagatcccgggggtccccagcagcgggaccccggtcatctgacatcttatcccctatcctttggataggggataagatgtctaggggcagagtacccctttaaaggctaccCCCTGTTTCAGATACTAACAGTAAAGTTGATCTAAACGAAAATTTCCTAGGTTTGGTTTTGATGTGAAATAGACAGCATTGAATCACTGTACTGTAAAGCTTTGTTTATCTGTGTGTAAATGTATGGTAAGAGAGCTTCAAAGGAAGAATACCTTCATAATACAGCATCTATTAAAATATGGGAAAAAACTCAAGCAATGTGCCCTGTATGTATGACTTAGGTGCCATTTCATGGCTTTATTCATCTAGAAGTTCTCCTTAAATATAGATCgtgcatacagtcatggccataaatgttggcacccctgacatttttctagaaaattaagtatttctcacagataaggattgtagtcagttgtgtcgctaggggggggggggaccagaggaggccatgccccctcccccccctagatcaggccgtgaccccccaatttaaaataaatagtataCTAGTATCagggccaggggcggactgaccagctGGGTAAAGAGCCCGATGCAgcagagcagggatgaaggtacctgatgatggctccgcccccagcacaggagaggacggggccaagagctgacaggcctccggaacacagagcagcttcatgtgaggtgagtgatgtcccgtgtcctccctctctcccccctgatcagcagtctatcctggggctgggtgatgtgtatagtagcagtccagtggggtcacttcccctccttcagtgtccacaggtcacattatcagaacaatttttgggaaaaatcgcggcaaaattgaataaattgttctggtaatgtgacctgttggtgacctgtggacactggaggagggaaagcgatccctctggaaggacaacttgtgaacacactgctagtttatcattaaacCCCATtaaatcacatgtacaggatcagctgcata encodes:
- the LOC130283151 gene encoding taste receptor type 2 member 10-like encodes the protein MYGLKATEDTAMLTIPMPVFTAIAMVVGGIGSIFVLVHCVLQGTSQRLTPFFIIAFSLCMSNLVLICIQTTNEFLELLGETYSHLMTLLDRVSMSFLCYSLWLCTWLSLYYQVKIVPTLPRLYVWLKLRFIDVLPWFLVFSGLISATVGFCIVLDDTHGLLFNSSNLSTGNRQMTSNVYLLHVQLYCAFVSLSMLITFKSVMTIIFSLRRHVQHMMRQSSGFTSINVEAHYTAAKTVVTLLVFNFFLFLSQVIGYLRNDVYSVSILTSVTLSALLTICPYILINGNSKLKMEAKATFQRIFHELRNEKLSN